A window of Streptomyces sp. NBC_01689 genomic DNA:
TCGACGCCCTCCGGCGCCCAGAGCGTATGAGAACAACGTGAGAAAAGAGACAATCCGTCACGTGGAGTGGCTACCGGGTCACTCCACGTCGGGTCCGTAGACCTCGACCCTGTCCGAAACCCGACGTACGTGGATGCAGTCGCCCGGGCACTCCTTGGCCGAGTCGGCCACGTCACGCAGAAGCGTCAGCGGTACGGGCGTTGTGGCCCCGGGGGCCTGGAGGAGCTCGTCGTCGGCGCCCTTCACGTACGCCAGGCCGTCGATGTCCAGCTCGAAGACCTCCGGCGCGTACTGGGCGCAGATCCCGTCTCCGGTACAGAGATCCTGG
This region includes:
- a CDS encoding ferredoxin produces the protein MTVQQEAGAGGEALEVWIDQDLCTGDGICAQYAPEVFELDIDGLAYVKGADDELLQAPGATTPVPLTLLRDVADSAKECPGDCIHVRRVSDRVEVYGPDVE